One segment of Cyprinus carpio isolate SPL01 chromosome B20, ASM1834038v1, whole genome shotgun sequence DNA contains the following:
- the LOC109054367 gene encoding dnaJ homolog subfamily C member 5-like isoform X1 produces the protein MADAKPHSDRPQRKMSTTGDSLYKVLGLEKGATAEDIKRAYRKLALKYHPDKNPDNPEAAEKFKEINNANSILADETKRKIYDEYGSMGLYVSEQFGEESVKYYFLMSKWWFKAMVMCCAVFSCCCCCCCCCFCCGKCKPPEDENYQYVDPEDLEAQIKAEQDGGGSDVPILIQPSSTVNTSESMHFAASQSMYNTQK, from the exons ATGGCAGACGCCAAGCCGCACTCTGACAGGCCTCAGAGGAAGATGTCCACTACAGGGGACAGTTTATACAAGGTGCTGGGACTGGAGAAAGGGGCCACAGCAGAGGACATTAAAAGAGCCTACAG AAAACTGGCTCTGAAATACCATCCAGACAAGAATCCAGACAACCCTGAAGCAGCAGAAAAGTTCAAAGAAATCAACAATGCCAACTCAATCCTCGCTGATGAGACCAAGCGCAAGATCTACGATGAATATGGCTCCATGGGGCTCTACGTGTCCGAGCAGTTTGGAGAAGAGAGTGTCAAATACTACTTCCTCATGTCGAAGTGGTGGTTCAAG GCTATGGTCATGTGCTGTGCCGTTTTCtcctgttgctgctgctgttgctgctgctgtttctgctgtGGAAAGTGCAAACCACCAGAGGATGAAAACTACCAGTACGTGGACCCAGAAGACCTGGAGGCCCAGATCAAAGCAGAGCAGGATGGAGGAG gctcAGATGTCCCTATTTTGATCCAGCCCAGTTCCACTGTCAACACCTCAGAGTCTATGCATTTCGCAGCCAGCCAGTCCATGTACAACACCCAGAAATGA
- the LOC109054367 gene encoding dnaJ homolog subfamily C member 5-like isoform X2, whose amino-acid sequence MADAKPHSDRPQRKMSTTGDSLYKVLGLEKGATAEDIKRAYRKLALKYHPDKNPDNPEAAEKFKEINNANSILADETKRKIYDEYGSMGLYVSEQFGEESVKYYFLMSKWWFKAMVMCCAVFSCCCCCCCCCFCCGKCKPPEDENYQYVDPEDLEAQIKAEQDGGGETIIIVQPIPSPGPEICSESKPDAK is encoded by the exons ATGGCAGACGCCAAGCCGCACTCTGACAGGCCTCAGAGGAAGATGTCCACTACAGGGGACAGTTTATACAAGGTGCTGGGACTGGAGAAAGGGGCCACAGCAGAGGACATTAAAAGAGCCTACAG AAAACTGGCTCTGAAATACCATCCAGACAAGAATCCAGACAACCCTGAAGCAGCAGAAAAGTTCAAAGAAATCAACAATGCCAACTCAATCCTCGCTGATGAGACCAAGCGCAAGATCTACGATGAATATGGCTCCATGGGGCTCTACGTGTCCGAGCAGTTTGGAGAAGAGAGTGTCAAATACTACTTCCTCATGTCGAAGTGGTGGTTCAAG GCTATGGTCATGTGCTGTGCCGTTTTCtcctgttgctgctgctgttgctgctgctgtttctgctgtGGAAAGTGCAAACCACCAGAGGATGAAAACTACCAGTACGTGGACCCAGAAGACCTGGAGGCCCAGATCAAAGCAGAGCAGGATGGAGGAG GTGAAACAATTATTATTGTCCAGCCTATACCTAGTCCTGGTCCAGAAATCTGCAGTGAATCTAAACCAGATGCAAAATGA
- the LOC122134530 gene encoding CAD protein-like, with translation MVGDLKHGRTVHSLARLLTQYRITLRYVAPKNLSMPAEIIDFVASKGIKQEEFNSIEEALPETDVLYMTRIQKERFASEEEYKACFGQFILTPHIMTGAKRKMVVMHPLPRVNEISVEVDTDPRAAYFRQAENGMYIRMALLATVLGR, from the exons ATGGTAGGCGATCTGAAACATGGCCGCACTGTGCATTCTCTGGCTAGACTTCTCACTCAGTACAGGATCACCTTGCGCTACGTGGCCCCCAAGAACCTCAGCATGCCTGCCGAAATCATTGATTTTGTGGCCTCCAAAGGCATTAAACAG GAGGAGTTTAACAGTATTGAAGAAGCCCTTCCAGAGACTGACGTTCTGTACATGACCAGAATACAGAAGGAGCGATTCGCCTCTGAAGAAGAGTACAAAGCG TGTTTCGGCCAGTTCATCCTCACCCCACATATCATGACTGGAGCCAAAAGGAAGATGGTTGTTATGCATCCGCTTCCCAGAGTCAATGAGATCAG tgtggAAGTGGACACGGATCCTCGGGCTGCTTACTTTCGGCAGGCTGAGAACGGGATGTATATTCGAATGGCACTGCTGGCTACCGTGCTGGGTCGGTGA